Proteins from a single region of Microbacterium sp. zg-Y818:
- a CDS encoding glycosyltransferase, whose protein sequence is MPARVHAILVVRPDGRTPAAFHLRRTLAALDAQTRPVDALTIVLCGEDDNLRQLAADSRAEGVISAPRTTRYAEAAALATHRVSGDAVWLLAQDTAPEPQALARLAGALELAPSVAFAAPKLVRWDDRGEIVSLGVSMTTLGRAVGLADGQLDQGQHDAGQDVLAADVRGVLVRTAVWRELRGLDRGLSGADEGLDLGVRARLSGGRVTLVPNAIVAVAGDGVAGLPDVYGSRRRMRRAFAIRTAQLHRRLVYAPAPVLPLQWLAILPIALWRTIVHLVAKRPGQIWPEWAAAVTAMVRIPAVARARAGIRHTRRVSWQSLAALRIGRADLRTNLALTDDSDRLADARRTELRFFSGGGAWAVLAALVVSVAAFPALLAWPVVGGGALAPLRDTVAQLWADAAYGQRPLGLDTVAAADPFSAVVALIGTLSPAAPSQALVVLWVLALPLAVLGGWFAATRVTDRSLLRITGGVAWALAPTFLNVLVEPRPAAVILHLLLPWLFYAGSVAHRSWAAAGMASLVLVGVAACAPSLVPALLVLWVLALAIAAGRGTGRGAARVGWLVVPTAAMSAPLVWEQLTAGNPWGLLADPGVPWAGPVATADAAGRALLAAGFPTPDPGGWGQMLGGGPTWWVPLLVALPALLGLIAPLTVRWAAGVVLLSIGALGLATAYAAVAVSVAVTAAAEPVVVWPGAGLSLAWLGVIGAALITLDVVPTMSTVRVLAATGVVAALTVCAVPALTAQARDAAALTEGTASTLPAYVAAEGRGSPSLGTIVIAPLADGSVAADVVWGASETLGGQSTVRATRVDATPADRETAELIADLVTDAADDAVAPLAERGIGFVLLAPAVEPATEAAQSLRRTAAIALDQRDRLEPVGETARGSLWRVSGQVEARPAADPQVAAIARWVFASQAVVLMIAVLLAIPTAQTRRDARRVPRVVGLRAGEGR, encoded by the coding sequence ATGCCCGCCCGAGTCCACGCCATCCTCGTCGTGCGCCCCGACGGCCGCACCCCCGCCGCTTTCCACCTCCGGCGCACGCTCGCGGCGCTCGATGCGCAGACCCGCCCCGTCGACGCTCTGACGATCGTGCTGTGCGGCGAGGACGACAACCTCCGTCAGCTGGCGGCGGACTCCCGCGCCGAGGGCGTGATCTCCGCACCACGCACGACCCGCTACGCCGAAGCCGCAGCTCTGGCCACGCACCGGGTGAGCGGCGACGCAGTGTGGCTGCTGGCCCAGGACACCGCTCCCGAGCCGCAGGCGCTCGCTCGGCTCGCCGGCGCCCTGGAGCTCGCGCCCTCGGTGGCTTTCGCCGCACCGAAGCTGGTGCGCTGGGACGATCGGGGCGAGATCGTCTCGCTCGGGGTGTCGATGACCACCCTGGGGCGGGCGGTCGGCCTCGCCGACGGCCAGCTCGATCAGGGGCAGCACGACGCAGGCCAGGACGTGCTGGCCGCCGACGTCCGCGGCGTACTCGTGCGCACCGCGGTCTGGCGCGAGCTGCGCGGACTCGATCGCGGTCTGTCGGGCGCCGACGAAGGGCTGGACCTCGGAGTCCGCGCGCGACTGTCGGGCGGCCGCGTCACGCTCGTGCCGAACGCCATCGTCGCCGTCGCCGGCGACGGCGTGGCCGGGCTTCCCGACGTCTACGGCTCTCGCAGGCGCATGCGCCGCGCATTCGCCATCCGCACGGCGCAGCTGCACCGTCGACTGGTCTATGCCCCCGCGCCGGTGCTGCCGCTGCAGTGGCTGGCCATTCTCCCCATCGCCCTCTGGCGCACGATCGTTCACCTCGTGGCCAAGCGGCCCGGCCAGATCTGGCCGGAGTGGGCGGCGGCCGTCACCGCAATGGTGCGCATCCCCGCCGTCGCCCGCGCCCGCGCCGGCATCCGCCACACCAGGAGGGTGTCGTGGCAGAGCCTCGCGGCGCTACGCATCGGGCGCGCCGATCTGCGCACGAACCTGGCGCTCACCGACGACTCCGATCGCCTCGCCGATGCCCGGCGCACCGAGTTGCGCTTCTTCAGCGGCGGTGGGGCGTGGGCGGTGCTGGCGGCCCTCGTCGTGTCGGTCGCCGCCTTCCCGGCGCTGCTGGCGTGGCCGGTTGTCGGCGGAGGCGCCTTGGCGCCGCTGCGCGACACCGTGGCGCAGCTGTGGGCGGATGCCGCCTACGGTCAGCGACCCCTGGGGCTGGATACCGTCGCCGCCGCCGACCCCTTCTCGGCAGTCGTGGCTCTCATCGGCACGCTGTCGCCGGCCGCGCCCTCGCAGGCGCTCGTCGTGCTCTGGGTGCTCGCCCTGCCGCTGGCGGTGCTGGGCGGCTGGTTCGCCGCGACCCGCGTGACCGACCGCTCGCTGCTGCGCATCACCGGCGGCGTCGCGTGGGCGTTGGCGCCCACCTTCCTGAACGTCCTGGTGGAGCCGCGGCCGGCCGCGGTGATCCTGCACCTGCTGCTGCCCTGGCTCTTCTACGCCGGCTCGGTCGCGCACCGTTCGTGGGCGGCCGCGGGGATGGCATCCCTCGTGCTCGTCGGCGTCGCCGCGTGCGCCCCGTCGCTCGTTCCCGCCCTCCTCGTGCTGTGGGTCCTCGCCCTCGCCATCGCCGCCGGACGCGGTACCGGTCGTGGCGCGGCACGCGTGGGGTGGCTGGTGGTGCCCACCGCCGCCATGTCTGCCCCGCTGGTGTGGGAGCAGCTCACCGCCGGAAACCCGTGGGGCCTCCTCGCCGACCCCGGCGTGCCGTGGGCAGGGCCGGTGGCGACAGCGGATGCGGCCGGACGCGCCCTCCTCGCCGCCGGCTTCCCCACCCCGGACCCGGGCGGTTGGGGGCAGATGCTCGGGGGCGGTCCGACCTGGTGGGTGCCGCTGCTCGTTGCGCTGCCGGCGCTTCTCGGCCTCATCGCACCGCTGACAGTGCGCTGGGCGGCCGGCGTGGTGCTGCTGTCTATCGGGGCCCTCGGACTCGCCACCGCCTACGCCGCCGTGGCCGTCTCGGTGGCCGTGACCGCCGCCGCCGAGCCCGTCGTCGTGTGGCCTGGCGCCGGGCTGAGCCTGGCCTGGCTCGGCGTCATCGGCGCCGCGCTCATCACCCTCGACGTCGTGCCGACGATGTCGACGGTGCGTGTGCTGGCTGCGACCGGTGTCGTGGCGGCGCTCACCGTGTGCGCGGTCCCCGCCCTCACCGCGCAGGCGCGGGATGCGGCAGCCCTCACCGAAGGCACGGCCAGCACCCTGCCCGCGTATGTGGCTGCCGAGGGTCGCGGATCGCCGTCGCTGGGCACCATCGTGATCGCCCCGCTCGCGGACGGCTCGGTCGCCGCCGACGTCGTGTGGGGCGCCAGCGAAACGCTCGGCGGCCAGAGCACGGTGCGCGCGACGCGTGTGGATGCCACCCCCGCCGACCGTGAGACGGCCGAGCTGATCGCCGATCTCGTCACAGATGCAGCCGATGACGCCGTGGCCCCGCTCGCCGAGCGCGGCATCGGCTTCGTGCTGCTCGCCCCGGCCGTCGAGCCCGCCACCGAGGCGGCGCAGTCGCTGCGCCGCACGGCCGCGATCGCGCTGGACCAGCGCGACCGGCTGGAGCCGGTCGGCGAGACGGCGCGCGGATCGCTCTGGCGCGTGTCCGGCCAGGTCGAGGCGCGGCCCGCTGCCGACCCGCAGGTCGCTGCGATCGCCCGCTGGGTGTTCGCCAGCCAGGCGGTGGTGCTCATGATCGCCGTGCTGCTGGCGATCCCGACGGCGCAGACCCGCCGCGACGCCCGCCGGGTGCCGCGGGTCGTCGGCCTGCGGGCAGGGGAGGGACGATGA
- a CDS encoding DUF3499 family protein — MRERLCSKVGCAREAVTTLTFDYGDQMAALGPLGGGGDPHAHDLCAIHTDRLSVPKGWVVVRHETLRV; from the coding sequence ATGCGCGAGAGACTGTGTTCCAAGGTCGGGTGCGCCCGGGAAGCCGTGACGACGCTCACGTTCGACTACGGCGACCAGATGGCGGCCCTCGGGCCCCTGGGCGGCGGGGGAGACCCGCACGCCCACGACCTCTGCGCCATCCACACCGATCGGCTCTCGGTGCCCAAGGGATGGGTGGTCGTGCGCCACGAGACGCTGCGCGTCTGA
- the ahcY gene encoding adenosylhomocysteinase: MPTQTPALTYAVADLSLAGAGRHQLRLAENEMPGLMALRAEFGPSQPLAGARIAGSLHMTVQTAVLIETLVALGAQVRWASCNIFSTQDEAAAAVVVGPDGTVDDPRGVPVFAWKGETLEEYWDLADRVFDWSDEGFDGPNLILDDGGDATLLVHKGVEFEKAGAVPDAAPDDPAEYRVVLDVLRRSLARDPQRFTRMAEGLLGVTEETTTGVHRLYELAASDRLLFPAINVNDSVTKSKFDNKYGIRHSLPDGLNRATDVLIGGKVAFVCGYGDVGKGAAEALRGQGARVIVSEVDPICALQAAMDGYQVARLADVAGQVDILITGTGNKDVVTVDDLLALKHLAIVGNVGHFDNEIDMAGLEALPGAERVEIKPQVHEWRLPTGRSVLVLSEGRLMNLGNATGHPSFVMSASFTNQVLAQIELFTRREAYPTAVYTLPKHLDEKVARLHLDALGVQLTTLTPAQAAYIGVPVEGPYKLDHYRY; this comes from the coding sequence ATGCCGACCCAGACGCCTGCCCTCACGTACGCCGTCGCCGATCTGTCGCTCGCCGGGGCGGGGCGCCATCAGCTGCGCCTGGCCGAGAACGAGATGCCGGGCCTCATGGCACTGCGTGCGGAGTTCGGGCCGTCGCAGCCGCTGGCCGGCGCCCGCATCGCCGGGTCGCTGCACATGACCGTGCAGACGGCGGTCCTGATCGAGACGCTAGTGGCCCTCGGCGCGCAGGTGCGCTGGGCCAGCTGCAACATCTTCTCCACGCAGGACGAGGCCGCTGCGGCTGTCGTCGTCGGGCCCGACGGCACGGTCGACGACCCCCGGGGTGTGCCCGTGTTCGCGTGGAAGGGCGAGACTCTCGAGGAATACTGGGACCTGGCCGACCGCGTCTTCGACTGGAGCGACGAGGGCTTCGATGGCCCGAACCTCATCCTCGACGACGGGGGAGATGCCACCCTGCTCGTCCACAAGGGCGTCGAGTTCGAGAAGGCCGGGGCGGTGCCGGATGCCGCGCCCGACGACCCCGCAGAGTACCGCGTCGTCCTCGACGTGCTGCGGCGCAGCCTCGCCAGGGACCCGCAGCGCTTCACGCGTATGGCCGAGGGGCTGCTCGGCGTCACGGAGGAGACCACGACCGGCGTGCACCGGCTGTACGAGCTCGCGGCATCCGATCGCCTGCTGTTCCCTGCGATCAACGTGAACGACTCGGTGACCAAGTCGAAGTTCGACAACAAGTACGGCATCCGTCATTCGCTGCCCGACGGCCTCAACCGTGCCACCGACGTGCTGATCGGCGGCAAGGTCGCGTTCGTCTGCGGCTACGGCGACGTCGGAAAGGGCGCGGCCGAGGCGCTGCGCGGCCAGGGCGCCCGCGTCATCGTGAGCGAGGTGGACCCGATCTGCGCTCTGCAGGCGGCGATGGACGGCTACCAGGTGGCGCGGCTGGCCGACGTCGCAGGCCAGGTGGACATCCTGATCACCGGGACCGGCAACAAGGACGTCGTGACCGTCGACGACCTGCTGGCTCTCAAGCACCTCGCGATCGTCGGCAACGTCGGACACTTCGACAACGAGATCGACATGGCGGGGCTCGAGGCGCTCCCCGGGGCCGAGCGCGTCGAGATCAAGCCGCAGGTGCACGAGTGGCGACTGCCCACGGGGCGCAGCGTGCTGGTGCTGAGCGAGGGCCGGCTGATGAACCTCGGCAACGCGACCGGCCACCCGTCCTTCGTGATGAGCGCGTCCTTCACCAACCAAGTGCTCGCGCAGATCGAGCTGTTCACGCGCCGTGAGGCGTACCCGACGGCCGTGTACACCCTACCCAAGCACCTCGACGAGAAGGTGGCGCGGTTGCACCTGGATGCCCTCGGCGTGCAGCTGACCACCCTCACCCCGGCGCAGGCCGCCTACATCGGCGTGCCGGTCGAGGGGCCGTACAAGCTGGACCACTACCGGTACTGA
- a CDS encoding DUF5719 family protein, whose translation MTTTRFRWATSARLAGGTLAAVALVAGTVTAAAVTWPVHERAPVSVVATPAPSESVVACPGGLLAIGRDATLAGSVSVVADATTTVGTAAGQTEATPGVLTVPGIEASAPAVFAAPPAGDTRTDLAAASSASVAAEDLSGFAAASCAPPLLESWIVSGSTTTGSSGLLLLANPGTVPATVQITAYGATGARTPPAGQLIVAPGTQRVLPLAGLVRDEQSPVLHLVSTGAPVQASLQASITRTLLAGGVDQVGAVIVPDTELAFPGVAVTAPPGVEGASDPTAIVRLLAPSTSTTATVTVRSGDREVATREVPLEAGLPLELDLGALAIGQYSVHVTADAAVVGGVWTTTGFGEGDDFAWHMPAPRLEGPALVAVAAGPSPVLTLASPAGEAVTVTLTADAGAGPAQQIVVPAGGTARVEVSEGALYRLEAPEPIRAAVGYAGEGALAAYPVWPADAAASPLVVHP comes from the coding sequence ATGACCACCACCAGGTTCCGCTGGGCCACGAGCGCCCGGCTGGCCGGCGGCACGCTCGCGGCGGTCGCGCTCGTCGCCGGCACGGTCACCGCCGCCGCCGTGACGTGGCCCGTCCACGAGCGGGCACCCGTCAGCGTGGTCGCGACGCCCGCGCCGTCGGAGTCGGTGGTCGCCTGCCCGGGGGGCCTCTTGGCCATCGGCCGGGACGCGACACTGGCGGGTTCGGTGTCGGTGGTCGCCGACGCCACGACCACCGTCGGCACCGCCGCCGGGCAGACCGAGGCCACACCCGGTGTGCTGACGGTCCCGGGGATCGAGGCGTCCGCGCCCGCGGTGTTCGCCGCACCTCCCGCCGGCGACACCCGCACCGACCTCGCCGCCGCCTCCTCGGCGTCGGTGGCCGCAGAGGACCTCTCCGGCTTCGCCGCGGCATCCTGCGCGCCGCCGCTGCTGGAATCCTGGATCGTCAGCGGATCCACCACCACCGGGTCGTCAGGCCTTCTGCTGCTGGCCAACCCCGGCACGGTCCCCGCGACAGTCCAGATCACCGCCTACGGTGCGACCGGTGCCCGGACGCCGCCCGCGGGGCAGCTCATCGTCGCCCCCGGCACGCAGCGCGTACTGCCCCTGGCCGGTCTCGTCCGCGACGAGCAGAGCCCTGTGCTGCATCTGGTGTCCACGGGCGCCCCCGTGCAGGCCTCGCTGCAGGCGAGCATCACCCGCACGCTCCTCGCCGGCGGCGTGGACCAGGTCGGCGCCGTCATCGTCCCCGACACCGAGCTGGCCTTCCCGGGTGTCGCCGTGACCGCTCCGCCCGGGGTGGAAGGCGCATCGGACCCCACCGCCATCGTGCGACTGCTCGCCCCGTCGACCTCGACCACCGCGACGGTGACGGTGCGCAGCGGCGACCGCGAGGTCGCCACGAGAGAGGTTCCCCTCGAGGCGGGCCTGCCGCTGGAACTCGACCTCGGCGCTCTCGCGATCGGGCAGTACAGTGTGCACGTCACAGCCGATGCCGCCGTCGTCGGCGGGGTGTGGACGACCACCGGCTTCGGCGAGGGTGACGACTTCGCTTGGCACATGCCCGCGCCGCGGCTGGAAGGGCCCGCGCTCGTGGCAGTGGCGGCGGGGCCGTCGCCGGTACTGACGCTGGCGTCTCCCGCAGGCGAGGCCGTCACGGTGACGCTCACCGCCGACGCCGGCGCGGGCCCCGCGCAGCAGATCGTCGTGCCCGCGGGGGGAACTGCCAGGGTCGAGGTGTCCGAAGGTGCGCTCTACCGCCTCGAAGCCCCCGAGCCGATCCGCGCCGCCGTCGGCTATGCGGGCGAGGGCGCCCTGGCCGCCTACCCGGTCTGGCCCGCCGACGCTGCGGCATCCCCGCTCGTCGTCCACCCGTGA
- a CDS encoding metallopeptidase family protein produces MRRRLRPETVARPRPSRHGRHGRDGRSPVVRPPLPPLDTRAERFDLAVGAAAEFLRSAWEELRDVRFEIGEMPDATDDGGIPRWSVLPDQQRIILYRLPIERLSRPHREDELHRRMIIESCVFRAAAEYLDKDPWDLGPERFRF; encoded by the coding sequence ATGCGGCGCCGTCTGAGACCTGAGACCGTCGCCCGCCCCCGGCCGTCCCGCCACGGCCGCCACGGACGCGACGGGCGGAGCCCGGTGGTGCGTCCGCCGCTTCCCCCGCTGGATACCCGCGCCGAACGGTTCGATCTGGCGGTGGGAGCTGCAGCGGAGTTCCTGCGCAGCGCCTGGGAGGAGCTGCGGGATGTGCGGTTCGAGATCGGCGAGATGCCGGATGCCACGGACGACGGCGGCATCCCGCGCTGGAGCGTGCTGCCCGACCAGCAGCGCATCATCCTGTATCGCCTGCCGATCGAGCGGCTCAGCCGCCCGCACCGCGAGGACGAGCTGCACCGGCGCATGATCATCGAGAGCTGCGTGTTCCGTGCCGCCGCGGAGTACCTCGACAAGGACCCCTGGGACCTCGGTCCGGAGCGGTTCCGCTTCTGA